The following are from one region of the Rattus rattus isolate New Zealand chromosome 13, Rrattus_CSIRO_v1, whole genome shotgun sequence genome:
- the Slc27a1 gene encoding long-chain fatty acid transport protein 1 isoform X2 has product MRAPGAGTASVASLGLLWLLGLPWTWSAAAAFGVYVGSGGWRFLRIVCKTARRDLFGLSVLIRVRLELRRHRRAGDTIPRIFQAVAQRQPERLALVDASSGICWTFAQLDTYSNAVANLFLQLGFAPGDVVAVFLEGRPEFVGLWLGLAKAGVVAALLNVNLRREPLAFCLGTSAAKALIYGGEMAAAVAEVSEQLGKSLLKFCSGDLGPESVLPDTQLLDPMLAEAPTTPLAQAPGKGMDDQLFYIYTSGTTGLPKAAIVVHSRYYRIAAFGHHSYSMRANDVLYDCLPLYHSAGNIMGVGQCIIYGLTVVLRKKFSASRFWDDCVKYNCTVVQYIGEICRYLLRQPVRDVERRHRVRLAVGNGLRPAIWEEFTQRFGVRQIGEFYGATECNCSIANMDGKVGSCGFNSRILTHVYPIRLVKVNEDTMEPLRDSQGLCIPCQPGEPGLLVGQINQQDPLRRFDGYVSDSATNKKIAHSVFRKGDSAYLSGDVLVMDELGYMYFRDRSGDTFRWRGENVSTTEVEAVLSRLLGQTDVAVYGVAVPGVEGKAGMAAIADPLNQLDPNSMYQELQKVLASYAQPIFLRLLPQMDTTGTFKIQKTRLQREGFDPRQTSDRLFFLDLKQGRYLPLDERVHARICAGDFSL; this is encoded by the exons TGGCCTCTCTGTTCTGATTCGCGTGCGGCTAGAGCTACGACGACACCGGCGAGCAGGAGACACGATCCCACGCATCTTCCAGGCCGTGGCCCAGCGACAGCCGGAGCGCCTGGCGCTGGTAGATGCGAGTAGCGGTATCTGCTGGACCTTCGCACAGCTAGACACCTACTCCAATGCTGTGGCCAATCTGTTCCTCCAGCTGGGCTTTGCGCCAGGCGATGTGGTGGCTGTGTTCCTGGAAGGCCGGCCCGAGTTCGTGGGACTGTGGCTGGGCCTGGCCAAGGCCGGTGTAGTGGCTGCGCTTCTCAATGTCAACCTGAGGCGGGAGCCCCTTGCCTTCTGCTTGGGCACATCAGCTGCCAAGGCCCTCATTTATGGCGGGGAGATGGCAGCGG CGGTGGCGGAGGTGAGTGAGCAGCTGGGGAAGAGCCTGCTCAAGTTCTGCTCTGGAGATCTGGGGCCTGAGAGCGTCCTGCCTGACACGCAGCTTCTGGACCCCATGCTTGCTGAGGCGCCCACCACACCCCTGGCACAGGCCCCAGGCAAGGGCATGGATG ATCAGCTATTTTACATCTATACTTCTGGGACCACCGGACTTCCTAAGGCGGCCATTGTGGTGCACAGCAG GTACTACCGCATTGCAGCCTTCGGCCACCATTCCTACAGCATGCGGGCCAACGATGTGCTCTATGACTGCCTACCTCTCTACCATTCAGCAG GGAACATCATGGGCGTGGGACAGTGTATCATCTACGGGTTAACGGTGGTACTGCGCAAGAAGTTCTCCGCCAGCCGCTTCTGGGACGACTGTGTCAAATATAATTGCACG GTAGTGCAGTACATCGGTGAAATATGCCGCTACCTGCTAAGGCAGCCGGTTCGCGATGTAGAGCGGCGGCACCGCGTGCGCCTGGCCGTGGGTAACGGACTGCGGCCAGCCATCTGGGAGGAGTTCACGCAGCGTTTCGGTGTGCGACAGATTGGCGAGTTCTACGGCGCCACCGAGTGCAACTGCAGCATTGCCAACATGGACGGCAAG GTCGGCTCCTGCGGCTTCAACAGCCGTATCCTCACGCATGTGTACCCCATCCGTCTGGTCAAGGTCAACGAGGACACGATGGAGCCACTGAGGGACTCCCAAGGCCTCTGCATCCCGTGCCAGCCCG GGGAACCTGGCCTTCTCGTGGGCCAGATCAACCAGCAAGACCCTCTGCGGCGCTTCGATGGCTATGTTAGTGACAGCGCCACCAACAAGAAGATTGCCCACAGCGTGTTCCGAAAGGGGGACAGCGCCTACCTTTCAG GTGACGTGCTAGTGATGGACGAGCTGGGGTACATGTACTTCCGTGACCGCAGCGGGGATACCTTCCGATGGCGCGGCGAGAACGTGTCCACCACGGAGGTGGAAGCCGTGCTGAGCCGCCTGTTGGGCCAGACGGACGTGGCTGTGTATGGAGTGGCTGTGCCAG GAGTGGAGGGGAAAGCCGGCATGGCGGCCATTGCAGACCCCCTCAACCAGCTGGACCCTAACTCAATGTACCAGGAATTGCAGAAGGTTCTTGCATCCTATGCCCAGCCCATCTTCCTGCGTCTTCTGCCCCAAATGGATACAACAG GCACCTTCAAGATCCAGAAGACCCGGCTACAGCGTGAAGGCTTTGACCCCCGCCAGACCTCAGACCGGCTCTTCTTTCTAGACCTGAAACAGGGACGCTACCTACCCCTGGATGAGAGAGTCCATGCCCGCATCTGCGCAGGCGACTTCTCGCTCTGA
- the Slc27a1 gene encoding long-chain fatty acid transport protein 1 isoform X1 translates to MPRMRAPGAGTASVASLGLLWLLGLPWTWSAAAAFGVYVGSGGWRFLRIVCKTARRDLFGLSVLIRVRLELRRHRRAGDTIPRIFQAVAQRQPERLALVDASSGICWTFAQLDTYSNAVANLFLQLGFAPGDVVAVFLEGRPEFVGLWLGLAKAGVVAALLNVNLRREPLAFCLGTSAAKALIYGGEMAAAVAEVSEQLGKSLLKFCSGDLGPESVLPDTQLLDPMLAEAPTTPLAQAPGKGMDDQLFYIYTSGTTGLPKAAIVVHSRYYRIAAFGHHSYSMRANDVLYDCLPLYHSAGNIMGVGQCIIYGLTVVLRKKFSASRFWDDCVKYNCTVVQYIGEICRYLLRQPVRDVERRHRVRLAVGNGLRPAIWEEFTQRFGVRQIGEFYGATECNCSIANMDGKVGSCGFNSRILTHVYPIRLVKVNEDTMEPLRDSQGLCIPCQPGEPGLLVGQINQQDPLRRFDGYVSDSATNKKIAHSVFRKGDSAYLSGDVLVMDELGYMYFRDRSGDTFRWRGENVSTTEVEAVLSRLLGQTDVAVYGVAVPGVEGKAGMAAIADPLNQLDPNSMYQELQKVLASYAQPIFLRLLPQMDTTGTFKIQKTRLQREGFDPRQTSDRLFFLDLKQGRYLPLDERVHARICAGDFSL, encoded by the exons TGGCCTCTCTGTTCTGATTCGCGTGCGGCTAGAGCTACGACGACACCGGCGAGCAGGAGACACGATCCCACGCATCTTCCAGGCCGTGGCCCAGCGACAGCCGGAGCGCCTGGCGCTGGTAGATGCGAGTAGCGGTATCTGCTGGACCTTCGCACAGCTAGACACCTACTCCAATGCTGTGGCCAATCTGTTCCTCCAGCTGGGCTTTGCGCCAGGCGATGTGGTGGCTGTGTTCCTGGAAGGCCGGCCCGAGTTCGTGGGACTGTGGCTGGGCCTGGCCAAGGCCGGTGTAGTGGCTGCGCTTCTCAATGTCAACCTGAGGCGGGAGCCCCTTGCCTTCTGCTTGGGCACATCAGCTGCCAAGGCCCTCATTTATGGCGGGGAGATGGCAGCGG CGGTGGCGGAGGTGAGTGAGCAGCTGGGGAAGAGCCTGCTCAAGTTCTGCTCTGGAGATCTGGGGCCTGAGAGCGTCCTGCCTGACACGCAGCTTCTGGACCCCATGCTTGCTGAGGCGCCCACCACACCCCTGGCACAGGCCCCAGGCAAGGGCATGGATG ATCAGCTATTTTACATCTATACTTCTGGGACCACCGGACTTCCTAAGGCGGCCATTGTGGTGCACAGCAG GTACTACCGCATTGCAGCCTTCGGCCACCATTCCTACAGCATGCGGGCCAACGATGTGCTCTATGACTGCCTACCTCTCTACCATTCAGCAG GGAACATCATGGGCGTGGGACAGTGTATCATCTACGGGTTAACGGTGGTACTGCGCAAGAAGTTCTCCGCCAGCCGCTTCTGGGACGACTGTGTCAAATATAATTGCACG GTAGTGCAGTACATCGGTGAAATATGCCGCTACCTGCTAAGGCAGCCGGTTCGCGATGTAGAGCGGCGGCACCGCGTGCGCCTGGCCGTGGGTAACGGACTGCGGCCAGCCATCTGGGAGGAGTTCACGCAGCGTTTCGGTGTGCGACAGATTGGCGAGTTCTACGGCGCCACCGAGTGCAACTGCAGCATTGCCAACATGGACGGCAAG GTCGGCTCCTGCGGCTTCAACAGCCGTATCCTCACGCATGTGTACCCCATCCGTCTGGTCAAGGTCAACGAGGACACGATGGAGCCACTGAGGGACTCCCAAGGCCTCTGCATCCCGTGCCAGCCCG GGGAACCTGGCCTTCTCGTGGGCCAGATCAACCAGCAAGACCCTCTGCGGCGCTTCGATGGCTATGTTAGTGACAGCGCCACCAACAAGAAGATTGCCCACAGCGTGTTCCGAAAGGGGGACAGCGCCTACCTTTCAG GTGACGTGCTAGTGATGGACGAGCTGGGGTACATGTACTTCCGTGACCGCAGCGGGGATACCTTCCGATGGCGCGGCGAGAACGTGTCCACCACGGAGGTGGAAGCCGTGCTGAGCCGCCTGTTGGGCCAGACGGACGTGGCTGTGTATGGAGTGGCTGTGCCAG GAGTGGAGGGGAAAGCCGGCATGGCGGCCATTGCAGACCCCCTCAACCAGCTGGACCCTAACTCAATGTACCAGGAATTGCAGAAGGTTCTTGCATCCTATGCCCAGCCCATCTTCCTGCGTCTTCTGCCCCAAATGGATACAACAG GCACCTTCAAGATCCAGAAGACCCGGCTACAGCGTGAAGGCTTTGACCCCCGCCAGACCTCAGACCGGCTCTTCTTTCTAGACCTGAAACAGGGACGCTACCTACCCCTGGATGAGAGAGTCCATGCCCGCATCTGCGCAGGCGACTTCTCGCTCTGA
- the Pgls gene encoding 6-phosphogluconolactonase — MALAQSARTHGSSAVAQAHWRTGLCPERCRLPAAMAAPAPGLISVFSSPQELGASLAQLVAQRAASCLEGNRGRFALGLSGGSLVSMLARDLPAATAPAGPASFARWTLGFCDERLVPFDHAESTYGLYRTHLLSKLPIPDSQVLTIDPALPVEDAAEDYARKLRQAFQGDTVPVFDLLILGVGPDGHTCSLFPGHPLLQEREKIVAPIGDSPKPPPQRVTLTLPVLNAAQSVIFVATGEGKAAVLKRILEDQEGALPAAMVQPRTGALCWFLDEAAARLLSVPFEKHSTL, encoded by the exons ATGGCCTTGGCTCAAAGTGCTCGGACCCATGGCAGCTCGGCCGTCGCGCAGGCGCACTGGCGTACTGGCCTCTGCCCGGAGCGCTGTCGCCTCCCCGCCGCCATGGCCGCACCCGCGCCCGGTCTCATCTCGGTCTTCTCCAGCCCACAGGAGCTGGGCGCATCGCTGGCGCAGCTGGTGGCGCAGCGGGCCGCTAGCTGCTTGGAAGGGAACCGTGGCCGCTTCGCTCTTGGCCTGTCAGGCGGCAGCCTGGTCTCCATGCTGGCCCGAGACCTACCCGCCGCCACTGCTCCCGCCGGGCCCGCCAGCTTTGCACGCTGGACGCTCGGCTTCTGTGACGAGCGCCTCGTGCCCTTCGACCACGCCGAAAGCACGTACGGCCTCTACCGG aCACACCTGCTCTCAAAGCTGCCCATCCCAGACAGCCAGGTCCTCACCATCGATCCTGCCCTACCCGTGGAGGACGCTGCAGAGGACTAtgccaggaaactgaggcag GCCTTCCAAGGAGACACTGTCCCTGTGTTTGACCTGCTGATCCTGGGAGTGGGCCCTGACGGCCACACCTGTTCGCTCTTCCCTGGGCATCCCCTCCTCCAG GAGCGGGAGAAGATCGTGGCTCCCATCGGTGACTCCCCAAAGCCACCACCGCAGAGGGTGACCCTTACGCTCCCTGTGCTGAACGCAGCCCAAAGTGTCATATTCGTGGCCACAGGGGAAGGCAAGGCAGCTGTGCTGAAG CGCATCCTGGAGGACCAGGAAGGCGCGCTGCCCGCCGCCATGGTGCAGCCGCGCACGGGCGCCCTCTGCTGGTTCCTGGACGAGGCAGCTGCACGGCTGCTGTCTGTGCCCTTCGAGAAGCATTCCACGTTATAG